A genomic window from Pecten maximus chromosome 4, xPecMax1.1, whole genome shotgun sequence includes:
- the LOC117325583 gene encoding sulfotransferase family cytosolic 1B member 1-like: MELVKKTDDQGNTIIFKRYHGRAFHKEIPGNIGDQLEKVASLRCKPDDVLLCTFPRSGTHWVFNMTRMIQMKTLQYTSNPVMVEFEDVGRLDNVKSPRLFHTHLTYPFIPKAAKGGQLKLIYVLRNPKDIACSYYKYMSRIKSTSYIGNFDGFLKAFLTEETISCGGSWFTHTREWNSAICENRDLKILILRYECLTKNLYPNLVKIANFLEVDQDETFLRNVERTVSFENLKQEHATKAGENELWEHLGDKGRLPIYNKGIVGNWKNEFTVAQNEAFDVVYKEKMCDIGVNLEFDYE; encoded by the exons ATGGAACTTGTGAAGAAGACTGATGACCAAGGAAATACCATCATATTCAAGCGTTACCATGGTCGAGCCTTCCATAAAGAAATTCCTGGTAATATTGGTGATCAACTGGAGAAAGTGGCGTCTTTACGGTGTAAGCCTGATGATGTCTTACTGTGTACATTTCCTAGATCAG GTACTCACTGGGTGTTCAACATGACCAGAATGATACAGATGAAAACTCTGCAATACACATCTAATCCGGTGATGGTTGAATTTGAAGATGTTGGGAGACTCGATAATGTAAAGTCCCCAAGGTTGTTCCACACACATCTTACTTACCCCTTCATCCCTAAAGCGGCCAAGGGCGGACAACTGAAACTTATTTACGTGCTCCGCAATCCAAAGGACATCGCGTGCTCATACTACAAATACATGAGTCGAATTAAAAGCACGAGCTACATTGGCAACTTCGACGGATTTCTTAAAGCCTTCCTAACTGAAGAAA CAATATCGTGTGGCGGATCCTGGTTTACACATACGAGGGAATGGAACTCCGCCATTTGTGAGAATCGGGATTTGAAGATTCTGATACTCAGATACGAATGTCTGACCAAG AACCTGTATCCGAATCTTGTGAAAATAGCAAACTTTTTGGAGGTCGATCAGGACGAAACGTTCCTAAGGAATGTGGAACGTACTGTGTCTTTTGAAAACCTAAAGCAGGAACACGCAACAAAAGCAGGCGAAAATGAATTATGGGAACATCTTGGCGATAAAGGAAGGTTGCCAATTTACAACAAAG GCATCGTTGGTAATTGGAAGAATGAGTTCACTGTGGCCCAAAATGAAGCGTTTGATGTCGTATACAAGGAAAAGATGTGTGACATAGGCGTCAACCTTGAATTCGACTACGAGTGA
- the LOC117326460 gene encoding sulfotransferase 4A1-like, with product MELVKKTDDQGNIIIFKRYHGRAFHKEIPGNVGDHLEKQVTLPFRPDDVLLCTFLKSGTHWVFNITRMIQMKTLQYKSHMAMVEYEDIGILDNVKSPRLFATHLTYPFIPKAAKEGQIKLIYVLRNPKDVVCSFYTYLSQLRNSSYIGNFDGFLKAFLTEEIISCGGSWFTHTREWNSAICENPDLKILILRYECLKKNLYPNLVKIANFLEVNHDETFLRKVEHAVSFENLKKEHATKAGENKVYEHRADKGRLPVYNKGIVGNWKNVFTVTQNEAFDVVYKEKMCDMGVNLEFDYE from the exons ATGGAACTTGTGAAGAAGACAGATGACCAGGgaaatatcattatattcaAGCGTTACCATGGTCGAGCCTTCCATAAAGAAATTCCTGGTAATGTGGGTGATCACCTAGAGAAACAGGTGACTTTACCGTTTAGGCCCGATGATGTTTTACTCTGTACATTTCTTAAATCAG GTACTCACTGGGTGTTCAATATCACCAGAATGATACAGATGAAAACACTACAATACAAATCTCATATGGCGATGGTTGAATATGAAGATATAGGGATACTCGATAATGTTAAGTCCCCAAGGTTATTTGCTACACATCTTACGTATCCCTTCATCCCTAAAGCGGCCAAGGAAGGacaaattaaactgatttaCGTCCTTCGGAATCCAAAGGACGTCGTTTGCTCATTCTACACATATTTAAGTCAACTTAGAAACTCGAGCTATATCGGCAACTTCGACGGATTTCTAAAAGCCTTCCTAACTGAagaaa TAATATCGTGTGGCGGATCCTGGTTTACACATACGAGGGAATGGAACTCCGCCATTTGTGAGAATCCGGATTTGAAGATTTTGATTCTGAGATATGAATGCCTGAAAAAG AACCTGTATCCGAATCTGGTGAAAATAGCAAACTTTTTGGAGGTCAATCACGACGAAACTTTCCTCAGAAAAGTGGAACATGCTGTATCTTTTGAAAACCTAAAGAAGGAACACGCAACAAAAGCAGGCGAAAATAAAGTATATGAACATCGTGCCGATAAAGGAAGGTTGCCAGTTTACAACAAAG GAATTGTTGGTAATTGGAAGAATGTGTTCACTGTGACACAAAATGAAGCGTTTGATGTCGTATACAAGGAAAAGATGTGTGACATGGGAGTCAACCTTGAGTTCGACTATGAGTGA